Part of the Elusimicrobiota bacterium genome, ATATGCTGGTTCCTGAAGGGAATCAGCTATTTGAAGTGCCATTAATTCCATCTGCATTCGCTGAAGGTATGTCTACATCAATCCAATGGTACATCGAAACTGATGGAAAATGGAGCGATTCTCTTCTTGATAGTTATCCAGTGGCTGCCCCAAAAATATTTTATAGTGTTGTTACTCGATGGGTAATTCATCATTTTAGGGAAACCCCACCATTTTGGATTGTGGCATCAATTTGTGATGCGTGTCTTTGTACGTATGACCCTGGACACATGTTTTCTATTATCGCGGACGATTTAATAAAAGCGCCGCCATCCTTGAGAAATACCGAGGATATTCTTCTGTTGCGTTCAAGGCTTCAAAACCTTTATCCGATTCGTGCCGATTTAATAAAAACACTTACTAGGCTTAATGATTTAGATGGCCAATTATCATTGGCTGGACCTAGAGAAGCAGCTGCGGATATGCGGAAAGTAATTATTAGGATGAAGTCGGCAGTTACTGCCCGGCTTTTTGACCACAATTACTTTATACATCCTGCTAATCCAAAAGATATGCTGAGTCATTTTGTGTCAATATTCGGAGCTCCTCTCACAGGTATAGGGCAAGTTAATGCCGAAGACCAAATATATAGCTTAGCCGATGATAAAGAATTTGAGCGCACGACAATGCTTCTAAAGGCAATTTTCCACATAATGGAAGATTCTATTAAAAACGACAGAATATCTCCGTGCCCATTTTACCCGAATCAATGTAAGTCGACTCAAGGTAAATATTGTTTATCCAACCCGTTATGGGCACCAATTAGTAATTCTGCCGGGTGTGTAATGGCTTACGCTGCTTTTACATTGTGTGCTCATAAAAAGGGGCTAAGCCCATTCACTCTCCAAGAAACGGCATATTTTAATTGGCTTTCTCGATGCAATCCAACTGGTGACGATTGGACAGACTGGTTCCATGCGGAGCAAGAATTGTCCGAAGAATAATTTATTACACTAGCGTAATTTCACCTATCTCGCATGTAATATTCTTGGCTGTGTTTTTAGTCGCAGTTAACCTTTTCCATTTCTGCGCTGTATATACGCAGTATGGAAAAACAAGATAACCCTGCGGTAAATTCAAAAGATATTCTTCACGAAGAACGCCTGGACGCCTTAGCGGATGTCTTTGCCGAAGCGTTCGTTTATCTGGGTCAGCGGGGGCTGCTGCCACTCACTGATGACCCGGCCCCGGCCGCGCCAGAACAGCCTAAAAAAGTGAAGAAGCGGAATGTACTTAAAAGCTCTTGATTGTTCCGCGAGAACACCGTATCATTCAATGACAGAGGAGATGTTATGCCCGAAGAAGTAAGTACTTTGAACGCATCGAAGGTGAAGCGCATTGCTATCTACACTCGAAAATCAAATGACGAGAACCTGACGAATGGCGTCACGTCTTTAGATAGCCAAAAATCCTGTTGCAGAAGTTTTATAGAAATAAATAAGTGCAACGGCTGGGAAGAATACCAGGAAGTGTTTGACGATCCCGCCGAAAGCGGAAAGTCATTGAAGCGCCCGGCGATGCAGCGGCTATTAAAACGCATCGCGGAGGGCAAGATTGATGGCGTAATTGTTTACAAGCTTGACCGGCTTACGAGAAACTCGAAAGATTTTCATGGCCTTTTGGAACTATTCGAAAAGCATAATGTGGCATTCATAAGTAGCACCGAAAGCATCGATACAAAAAGCCCTGCTGGCCGTTTGATGACGGCGATTATGGTCCAGTTCGCCCAATACGATAGAGAGCTGGATGTTGTACGGTCCATAGATTTTCACCTTAGCCGCGCTAAAAAGGGTCTATGGACTGGCGGCCTGGCTCCGCTGGGGTATGATGCTAAGGATAAGCACCTAGTCGTAAACGAGAAAGAAGCCGAGCTTGTGAACCGGATATTTAAAATGTACCTGGAGTATCAGTCCACCGTTAGGATTGCGCAGGAATTGAATGACCTTGGCTTTAGGCGGAAGCTCTATACCTCAGCGGGTGGTAACACCTTCGGCGGGAAGCCATTCGACATGGATTCCATCGTGCTTATATTACAGCGTCGGGCATATCTCGGCTATGTGCAAAATACTCGAAGCAAGCAAGAGTTTCAGGGACAGCACAAGCCCATCATAGATAAAGAGCTTTTCGACGAAGTCCAAAAACTGCTGGAGCTGCGTAATCATCGCGGTGGGGAAATCCATGTCGCCAGCAACAAACACGGCTTCCTGCTTAAAGGTTTGCTTACATGCGGAGAGTGCGGTTCTGCGATTGTCCCGACATTTCGTAATAAAAAAGGGCATTACTACCTTTATTATAAGTGCTTGGCACAAAAGGGCGGAATGCCGCACCGGTGCGCCATAACGCCGCTTGGTGCCCGGAAATTTGAATCTTTCATCGTGGAGAATCTTGCGGCGATTGGGTGGGACAGGCCCTTCCTCGAAAGAATCGTTGCTAAGGCACAGAAGCTGGCCAAGGAAAGCCTTACGCCTCTGGACAAGGAGCGTCAGGCGCTTGAAGTACAGCTTAAGACCATCAAGGGCGAGGCTCAGCAGCTACTTAGCCTGGTGAAGTCCGGGAACTCCGCGAGTGAGGTCGTTGAGGAGATTCAGCGCCTGGAGGTGGTCAAGAAAGACCTCGCTGACCGTATTCTTAAAATTGAAGCACTGGCATCGCATAGCCAGAAGGCCGTCTACGATGTCGAAGTGATTCAGGGAGGCTTCCAGCGCTTCGCCGTCTTAATCAACCGGATACCGGTAGAGCATCAGGTTAAGGTTATTCGGACTATTGTTCAGGAAATAATCATCTACAAGAATCGCGTGAAAATTATAGTTCCAGAAATCTCCGTCGAGGAAATCCAAAAGGTGCTAAATGAAAAGTTGGCTTTTGGGGTGGGTGTGTCACCAGAAGAATGGGGGGTAAAAACGAACTTTACGCAAAACAACCGCCGAATTGGGGCGGTTGTAGTGAAAAAAGATTGGCGCCCCCAAGGGGATTCGAACCCCTGATCTCTGCCTTGAAAGGGCAGCGTCCTAACCGCTAGACGATGGGGGCGCAGAAAATAAATCAGCATATGCCGCTTAAAAAGCGCGATTTATTTTGTAAAATATGAGTCTATCAATTACGACGGACAATTGTCAAATTGGACTGCTTCGCTGCAAGTGAAAGATTTTATAAGCCCGCGCGATTACTTTCGTTAGTGAGCGCGGGTACCATATAAGAGAGGTTCAGAGAGCGGGCCGCCAAAGGCGGCTTAGCGAGCGACGAAGGGGAGCTTAGCTCCCCTCGTAGAGCACCGCCCGCTACCTTGTAAAGGGCGGCGTTAATCGCCCCGTGCGCTGTGCAGTGCGCGCGGGGTGCGACAAGGGAGGTAATCGCTTTGGAAGAACAAAAAAATGATATTCCCGCCGGCGAAGCGGAATTGCGCAGGGAATTGGAACTTGTACGGGGCCGTCAAAAGCTGTTGAAAATAGGCGCCGTTATCGTTGCCGTAATATTTCTTGCGGGCGCTGTTTTCGCCTTTGTGTTTTATAGAAAAATTTCAGCCGCCAGCCAGGCCTTTAAAGCGATGGAACAGTCTTTTCCCTCGTCAGGGCTCGTTAAAACGGGGCGGGAAAATAATATAAACGCTTCGACATCAGGTCTATTTCTCTCAAGCGGTTCCGTTTCTTCTTCACTTACGATTTTTAACGGCGCATCCTTTCCCGAAGCTGCGGGCGGGCCGGGGGAAATGCCCGCGGGCGCTACAGAGGTCTACAAGGCGCTGCTGAAATATGCCGACCGCCCGATAGTGAAGGATTTTATCGCTGAGCTTAAGAAAGATCCCTCTTACAGAGAGGCGCTTGCGAATACAGGCAGTAACAACCCCATGAAAGTCATCGCCAATATCCACAACATAAAAGGCATGGATAAAATCATAGCAAAATTCACCTTCAGGCCGGATTTTATGAAACTTATGATGGAGGTGGTGGCGGACCCTGAACTTAAACCGCTTCTAAGCGGCATGCCTCAGCTGGGCCGGTTGCCGGCGGCGGGGGCAGGCATGGCTATTCCTCAGATACCGGCCGCTATGCCTTTACCCGCAGGGACGCAGGAACGTAATCCTGTGGGGCCGGGTTCCGACACCGAGATTAAATTCGACCCATCGGCCATAAACGGCGGCGCTCAAAGCGATTCTGTCGCGGTAAAACGGAAAGCTCCTCCGCCGGTAGGGAACTAGGAGCCATCAGCCGGTTGAAAGAATGCATGGGGGGGGGCGGTTTAAGACCTAAAAAGTGCAATTTTTTTGTAACAGTCTTTTCATATAATCTTGTAATAGTGAAGTATTCCAAGGTAAAGGTATAAGGGCGTAAAGAGGGTTTGGAAAATTAAGAATCGCGGCAGCCGTTGTTTCGGTTATCGTTACGTCATCAGCCCCGCTTTTTTGCGCTATATCCGGGTCTATAGGCACAGTCTCGTTAATAACCGGTGGTTTTGTGCCAAAAAGGCGGGGTTAGTTTGGTATAATTATACTCTATGTGGCTCAGGAACTTTTTGCGTTTACTAAAGAGAGCGGGCAAGCCTATCAGCATTTTTATTATTCCGCATAACGGCCTGCCATCGCTTCGTTTTAACCTGCCTGTGTTCTTCTTTATTCTGTTCGGGGGGGCATGGACGTTTGCCACCATTTGGGCCGGTTACACGGCCAGCAGGCATTTTGACTATTATGTCACCAAACTGGATAATAGGATGCTCAGAACCAAAATGGCCTCGGTTTCGGAACAGGTGGAGCAGGGAATGGCCTACCTGGAGATGACCAAAAAAACCGACAATCAGCTGCGTAAAATGCTCGGCATGCGCACCGAACTTCAAGGCGAGGTTGATTCTCTCGGGGGCGCGGGAGCCGCCGAT contains:
- a CDS encoding recombinase family protein; this translates as MPEEVSTLNASKVKRIAIYTRKSNDENLTNGVTSLDSQKSCCRSFIEINKCNGWEEYQEVFDDPAESGKSLKRPAMQRLLKRIAEGKIDGVIVYKLDRLTRNSKDFHGLLELFEKHNVAFISSTESIDTKSPAGRLMTAIMVQFAQYDRELDVVRSIDFHLSRAKKGLWTGGLAPLGYDAKDKHLVVNEKEAELVNRIFKMYLEYQSTVRIAQELNDLGFRRKLYTSAGGNTFGGKPFDMDSIVLILQRRAYLGYVQNTRSKQEFQGQHKPIIDKELFDEVQKLLELRNHRGGEIHVASNKHGFLLKGLLTCGECGSAIVPTFRNKKGHYYLYYKCLAQKGGMPHRCAITPLGARKFESFIVENLAAIGWDRPFLERIVAKAQKLAKESLTPLDKERQALEVQLKTIKGEAQQLLSLVKSGNSASEVVEEIQRLEVVKKDLADRILKIEALASHSQKAVYDVEVIQGGFQRFAVLINRIPVEHQVKVIRTIVQEIIIYKNRVKIIVPEISVEEIQKVLNEKLAFGVGVSPEEWGVKTNFTQNNRRIGAVVVKKDWRPQGDSNP